From Mya arenaria isolate MELC-2E11 chromosome 12, ASM2691426v1, the proteins below share one genomic window:
- the LOC128210466 gene encoding chitinase-3-like protein 1, with the protein MRDLFCHVSSHHHGRLLLCYVTSWSQHRPPPYNFRLEDSPPEMCTHLVYAFAGVDADTSELVTVDHSDIDNFQQLKSIKDQNPHLKTILAVGGWEHGSRPFSMMTSSFETRQVFINQSVAFLTKHGLDGLEIFWEYPTNYERGGLWEDKQNFADLLTEMGPVYRKAGLILSAAVPSARWIIDAGYNPEVMQRELDFVSVMTYDLHGSWETTVGHHSPLRSSDKLNMKSVAEYWVSKGMSKEKLVIGLPLYGRTFQLASPYLTAPGSGAVGPGSPGKYTDEPGFLAYNEVCELLSSEQADFRRHWLQQADVPYMEDGQDWVGYDDPDSITAKVAWLIGEGYAGAMVWTLDMDDFRGACPLSRAPYPMINRIHRLLKGENGTVGQTCKEDGVMGYPCDDVSATCSAETNVCVCSSPTVSDGLQCLKQSGLEEACDTKFPTPCLGEQTRCSLEGNCVCVTGFKPLQGQCFPQPLSTDALPPDVGSSTDALPHDRGPSTDALLSKVWSSTDATPADVGLSTDAPPTNVGFKDLQISVDTGATTASEEREEWDRPPGTDANGDVGARIPY; encoded by the exons ATGCGAGATTTGTTCTGTCATG TCTCCTCTCACCACCACGGCCGCCTGTTGCTGTGCTATGTTACTAGCTGGAGTCAGCATCGGCCACCGCCCTACAATTTCCGTCTGGAGGACTCGCCGCCGGAAATGTGCACGCACCTCGTGTACGCGTTCGCCGGCGTCGATGCGGACACTAGCGAGCTCGTTACTGTGGATCACTCCGACATTGACAA CTTTCAACAATTAAAGAGCATCAAAGACCAGAACCCTCATTTAAAGACAATTCTAGCCGTTGGGGGTTGGGAACacggaagtcggccattttcgATGATGACATCATCTTTTGAAACGAGGCAGGTTTTCATCAACCAATCAGTGGCCTTCCTTACAAAACACGGACTAGATGGGCTAGAAATATTCTGGGAATACCCTACGAATTATGAACGAGGAGGATTATGGGAGGACAAGCAAAACTTCGCAGACTTGCTTAcg GAAATGGGTCCGGTGTACCGGAAGGCCGGTCTCATACTATCGGCAGCGGTACCGAGTGCACGATGGATCATCGATGCCGGATACAACCCAGAAGTCATGCAGAG AGAGCTGGACTTCGTGTCCGTTATGACTTACGACCTACACGGCTCCTGGGAGACCACAGTTGGCCACCACAGTCCCCTCCGATCCTCCGACAAACTCAATATG AAATCCGTTGCCGAATACTGGGTTTCAAAAGGTATGAGTAAGGAAAAACTTGTCATTGGTCTCCCTCTGTACGGAAGGACGTTCCAGCTGGCCAGCCCTTATCTCACGGCCCCAGGGTCAGGGGCGGTTGGCCCAGGGAGCCCTGGGAAATACACGGACGAACCGGGATTCCTGGCGTACAATGag GTCTGCGAGCTTCTGTCCTCGGAGCAGGCGGACTTTCGGCGCCACTGGCTGCAACAAGCGGACGTGCCCTACATGGAGGACGGACAGGACTGGGTGGGGTACGACGACCCCGACAGCATCACCGCAAAG GTTGCCTGGCTGATTGGGGAAGGGTACGCTGGTGCCATGGTGTGGACGCTAGATATGGACGACTTCCGGGGTGCCTGCCCCCTCTCTCGGGCACCTTACCCCATGATAAACCGTATACACAGGCTACTCAAAG gAGAGAACGGTACAGTGGGTCAAACGTGCAAAGAAGATGGCGTCATGGGTTACCCTTGTGATGACGTCAGCGCCACGTGCTCCGCTGAGACTAACGTCTGCGTTTGTTCCTCGCCCACTGTTTCAGATGGGCTACAATGTCTAAAAC AGAGCGGTCTAGAGGAAGCCTGTGACACAAAATTCCCAACCCCCTGTCTGGGGGAGCAAACAAGATGTTCCTTGGAGGGAAACTGTGTCTGTGTCACCGGCTTCAAGCCCTTGCAGGGACAGTGTTTTCCGCAGCCGCTATCCACAGACGCACTGCCACCGGATGTTGGATCCTCCACGGACGCACTGCCGCATGATCGTGGGCCCTCCACAGACGCACTGCTTTCTAAAGTTTGGTCCTCCACAGACGCAACGCCAGCGGATGTTGGGCTCTCAACAGACGCACCGCCAACGAATGTTGGGTTCAAAGATTTGCAGATTTCAGTAGACACAGGGGCTACAACAGCATCCGAGGAAAGAGAAGAGTGGGATAGGCCCCCTGGTACAGATGCCAATGGCGATGTCGGCGCAA GAATTCCATATTGA